From Panthera tigris isolate Pti1 chromosome D3, P.tigris_Pti1_mat1.1, whole genome shotgun sequence, one genomic window encodes:
- the LOC122232649 gene encoding platelet glycoprotein Ib beta chain, producing MGSGPRRALSLLLLLLAPPSRPVAGCPAPCGCAGTRVDCGRRGLTWASLPAAFPPDTTELVLTGNNLTALPPGLLDSLPVLRAAHLGGNPWRCDCRLVPLRAWLAGRPERAPYRDLRCAAPPALRGRLLPYLAEDELRAACAPGAFCWGALAAQLLLLGLGLLHALLLLLLLCRLRRLRARARARAAHPLSLTAPLVAETAGASEFYE from the exons ATGGGCTCTG GGCCGCGCCGGGCGCTGAGCCTGCTGCTCCTGCTGCTAGCGCCGCCCAGCCGCCCAGTCGCGGGCTGCCCCGCGCCGTGTGGCTGTGCGGGGACGCGCGTGGATTGCGGGCGCCGCGGGCTGACATGGGCCTCGCTGCCCGCCGCCTTCCCGCCGGACACGACTGAACTGGTGCTGACGGGCAACAATCTGACGGCGCTGCCGCCGGGGCTGCTGGACTCGCTGCCCGTGCTGCGCGCCGCGCACCTGGGCGGCAACCCCTGGCGCTGCGACTGCCGCCTGGTGCCACTGCGCGCCTGGTTGGCCGGCCGGCCCGAGCGCGCGCCCTACCGCGACCTGCGCTGTGCCGCGCCCCCGGCGCTGCGCGGCCGCCTGCTGCCGTACCTGGCGGAAGACGAGCTGCGCGCCGCCTGTGCGCCGGGCGCGTTCTGCTGGGGGGCGCTGGCAGCGCAGCTCCTGCTGCTCGGCCTCGGGCTCCTGCAcgcgctgctgctgctgctgctgctgtgtcgCCTGCGCCGGCtgcgcgcccgcgcccgcgcccgcgccgcgCACCCGTTGTCGCTGACCGCCCCGCTGGTGGCGGAGACGGCCGGAGCCAGCGAGTTCTACGAGTAG
- the LOC122232650 gene encoding septin-5-like isoform X1 codes for MDSQAAPQDHLVEQLLSQRTQAQRRLKDIDKQYVGFATLPNQVHRKSVKKGFDFTLMVAGESGLGKSTLVHSLFLTDLYKDRKLLSAEERISQTVEILKHAVDIEEKGVKLKLTIVDTPGFGDAVNNSECWKPITDYVDQQFEQYFRDESGLNRKNIQDNRVHCCLYFISPFGHGLRPVDVGFMKALHEKVNIVPLIAKADCLVPSEIRKLKERIREEIDKFGIHVYQFPECDSDEDEDFKQQDRELKESAPFAVIGSNTVVEAKGQRVRGRLYPWGIVEVENQAHCDFVKLRNMLIRTHMHDLKDVTCDVHYENYRAHCIQQMTSKLTQDSRMESPIPILPLPTPDAETEKLIRMKDEELRRMQEMLQKMKQQMQDQ; via the exons ATGGACTCGCAGGCAGCGCCCCAGGACCACCTGGTGGAGCAGCTGCTGTCACAGCGGACCCAGGCCCAGAGGCGGCTCAAG gatATCGACAAGCAGTACGTGGGCTTCGCCACACTGCCCAATCAGGTGCACAGGAAGTCTGTGAAGAAGGGCTTCGATTTCACGCTTATGGTGGCGG GTGAGTCAGGCCTGGGGAAGTCCACGCTGGTCCACAGCCTCTTCCTGACCGACTTGTACAAGGACCGGAAGCTGCTCAGTGCTGAGG AGCGCATCAGCCAGACCGTAGAGATCCTGAAGCACGCGGTGGACATTGAGGAGAAGGGAGTCAAGCTGAAGCTCACCATTGTAGACACACCGGGCTTCGGGGATGCTGTCAACAACTCTGAGTG CTGGAAGCCCATCACCGACTACGTGGACCAGCAGTTTGAGCAGTATTTTCGTGACGAGAGTGGCCTCAACCGCAAGAACATCCAAGACAACCGTGTGCACTGCTGCCTCTACTTCATCTCCCCTTTTGGACACGG GCTGCGGCCAGTGGATGTGGGTTTCATGAAGGCTCTGCATGAGAAGGTGAACATTGTGCCGCTCATCGCCAAAGCTGACTGTCTCGTCCCCAGCGAGATCCGGAAGCTGAAGGAGCGG ATCCGGGAGGAGATTGACAAGTTTGGGATCCACGTGTACCAGTTCCCTGAATGTGACTCTGACGAGGATGAGGACTTCAAGCAGCAGGATCGGGAACTGAAG GAGAGTGCGCCCTTCGCGGTTATCGGCAGCAACACAGTGGTGGAGGCCAAGGGGCAACGGGTCCGGGGGCGACTGTACCCCTGGGGGATCGTGGAGG TGGAGAACCAGGCACACTGCGACTTTGTGAAGCTTCGCAACATGCTGAtccgcacacacatgcatgatcTCAAGGACGTGACATGCGACGTGCACTATGAGAACTATCGCGCGCACTGCATCCAGCAGATGACCAG CAAACTGACCCAGGACAGCCGCATGGAGAGCCCCATCCCCATCCTACCACTGCCTACCCCGGATGCTGAGACAGAAAAGCTCATCAGGATGAAGGATGAGGAG CTAAGGCGCATGCAGGAGATGCTGCAGAAGATGAAGCAGCAGATGCAGGACCAGTGA
- the LOC122232650 gene encoding septin-5-like isoform X2, with amino-acid sequence MSTGLRYKSKLATPEDKQDIDKQYVGFATLPNQVHRKSVKKGFDFTLMVAGESGLGKSTLVHSLFLTDLYKDRKLLSAEERISQTVEILKHAVDIEEKGVKLKLTIVDTPGFGDAVNNSECWKPITDYVDQQFEQYFRDESGLNRKNIQDNRVHCCLYFISPFGHGLRPVDVGFMKALHEKVNIVPLIAKADCLVPSEIRKLKERIREEIDKFGIHVYQFPECDSDEDEDFKQQDRELKESAPFAVIGSNTVVEAKGQRVRGRLYPWGIVEVENQAHCDFVKLRNMLIRTHMHDLKDVTCDVHYENYRAHCIQQMTSKLTQDSRMESPIPILPLPTPDAETEKLIRMKDEELRRMQEMLQKMKQQMQDQ; translated from the exons ATGAGCACAGGCCTGCGGTACAAGAGCAAGCTGGCGACCCCAG AGGACAAGCAG gatATCGACAAGCAGTACGTGGGCTTCGCCACACTGCCCAATCAGGTGCACAGGAAGTCTGTGAAGAAGGGCTTCGATTTCACGCTTATGGTGGCGG GTGAGTCAGGCCTGGGGAAGTCCACGCTGGTCCACAGCCTCTTCCTGACCGACTTGTACAAGGACCGGAAGCTGCTCAGTGCTGAGG AGCGCATCAGCCAGACCGTAGAGATCCTGAAGCACGCGGTGGACATTGAGGAGAAGGGAGTCAAGCTGAAGCTCACCATTGTAGACACACCGGGCTTCGGGGATGCTGTCAACAACTCTGAGTG CTGGAAGCCCATCACCGACTACGTGGACCAGCAGTTTGAGCAGTATTTTCGTGACGAGAGTGGCCTCAACCGCAAGAACATCCAAGACAACCGTGTGCACTGCTGCCTCTACTTCATCTCCCCTTTTGGACACGG GCTGCGGCCAGTGGATGTGGGTTTCATGAAGGCTCTGCATGAGAAGGTGAACATTGTGCCGCTCATCGCCAAAGCTGACTGTCTCGTCCCCAGCGAGATCCGGAAGCTGAAGGAGCGG ATCCGGGAGGAGATTGACAAGTTTGGGATCCACGTGTACCAGTTCCCTGAATGTGACTCTGACGAGGATGAGGACTTCAAGCAGCAGGATCGGGAACTGAAG GAGAGTGCGCCCTTCGCGGTTATCGGCAGCAACACAGTGGTGGAGGCCAAGGGGCAACGGGTCCGGGGGCGACTGTACCCCTGGGGGATCGTGGAGG TGGAGAACCAGGCACACTGCGACTTTGTGAAGCTTCGCAACATGCTGAtccgcacacacatgcatgatcTCAAGGACGTGACATGCGACGTGCACTATGAGAACTATCGCGCGCACTGCATCCAGCAGATGACCAG CAAACTGACCCAGGACAGCCGCATGGAGAGCCCCATCCCCATCCTACCACTGCCTACCCCGGATGCTGAGACAGAAAAGCTCATCAGGATGAAGGATGAGGAG CTAAGGCGCATGCAGGAGATGCTGCAGAAGATGAAGCAGCAGATGCAGGACCAGTGA